One stretch of Halapricum desulfuricans DNA includes these proteins:
- a CDS encoding NAD(P)/FAD-dependent oxidoreductase, with protein sequence MSTMKNSQESGRSYVIIGDGIAGSSAAEALAEETDSASITILSAESEPLYNRILIKEYAKGKLPRDVVEIHDQSWYDERGIDLRLDTRVQTVETDEKTVVTADGEHIAYDELIVATGGTPRQLPVPNGSADGVTTFWTVEDAARIREQASEAETGAIVGGGLLGIDYAAVAAAQDVEAHYLIREDRWFARAMSSSGAEIVHDALRERGVEPVFETTVQRFETDREGRVAATVTEDGRTYDSDFVGVAIGTEPNTAFLEDTPMALDGGVVVDSHLRTGVESVWAAGDVTRYYDERFSTHLSNGTWESAATQGELAARNALADDGGDPFESVPSYTVNHFPFPIASFGHPSLGDAYVERTYGEREWRRLAFRDGMLVGGVLIGDLAPLKPLKDLTASGARVQHRAPALLAQSFDGLTAGRAPAPATSD encoded by the coding sequence ATGTCCACTATGAAAAATAGCCAGGAAAGCGGCCGATCGTACGTTATCATCGGTGATGGAATCGCCGGCAGTTCTGCGGCAGAGGCCCTCGCCGAGGAGACTGATAGTGCGTCGATTACAATACTCTCGGCCGAATCCGAGCCGCTCTACAACCGCATTCTCATCAAGGAGTACGCGAAGGGCAAGCTCCCGAGAGACGTCGTCGAGATCCACGACCAGTCCTGGTACGACGAGCGCGGCATCGACCTGCGCCTGGACACGCGCGTACAGACGGTCGAGACGGACGAGAAAACGGTCGTCACTGCCGACGGCGAGCACATCGCCTACGACGAACTCATCGTTGCGACGGGCGGAACCCCGCGTCAGCTCCCGGTCCCGAACGGGTCGGCGGACGGCGTCACGACGTTCTGGACCGTCGAGGACGCGGCCCGGATCCGCGAGCAGGCGTCGGAGGCCGAGACCGGGGCGATCGTCGGCGGCGGGCTACTCGGGATCGACTACGCGGCCGTCGCGGCCGCGCAGGACGTCGAAGCCCACTACCTGATCCGGGAGGACCGGTGGTTCGCGCGTGCGATGTCGTCCTCCGGCGCGGAGATCGTCCACGACGCGTTGCGCGAGCGCGGGGTCGAACCCGTCTTCGAGACGACGGTCCAGCGGTTCGAAACCGATCGGGAGGGTCGCGTGGCCGCGACCGTGACCGAGGACGGCCGCACGTACGACAGCGATTTCGTCGGCGTCGCCATCGGGACGGAGCCGAACACGGCGTTCCTCGAGGACACCCCGATGGCGCTTGACGGTGGCGTCGTGGTCGACAGCCACCTCCGGACGGGCGTCGAGTCCGTCTGGGCGGCGGGCGACGTCACGCGGTATTACGACGAACGGTTCTCGACGCACCTCTCGAACGGGACCTGGGAGAGTGCCGCCACGCAGGGCGAACTCGCGGCCAGAAACGCGCTGGCAGACGACGGCGGCGACCCCTTCGAGTCCGTTCCCTCGTATACGGTCAATCACTTCCCGTTCCCGATCGCGTCGTTCGGCCATCCGTCTCTCGGGGACGCCTACGTCGAGCGGACCTACGGCGAACGGGAGTGGCGGCGGCTCGCGTTCAGAGACGGGATGCTCGTCGGCGGCGTGTTGATCGGCGACCTCGC